One Deinococcus aerophilus DNA window includes the following coding sequences:
- a CDS encoding chorismate-binding protein — MSSALSVPSPADVLLRLRAVGAPGSVLLESLGPVTGYGRFSFLSAWPQQVQHHLPPRPPGAELFPAWLGGLKYEAARDFGLPAHPPQGEAQWWGLYPSGLVWDRAAGTLTVVGEPHADWAGLLGSAAPTAPVAELRVGAFGADDVDYPAGVRALQALIRAGEVYQVNLSRGVRAPAHGDPLAAYLRLREVNPSPFMAFVDMGGEVVVSCSPERLVCWQGGEVSARPIAGTRRRGDTADEDAALETELRDSPKEIAEHLMLVDLLRHDLGRVSAPGSVTVPELMLVERYSHVMHLVSEVRGRAADQLTLPQVVAATFPGGTITGAPKERVMQAIYDHEPGPRGWYTGGVGIVSGARVDLNILIRTAAFTRAGAGPQDWTVEVRAGGGTVIDADPAHEARETVHKAQALLSVLAGAAGRPPRPPAPPTPGSFWSPPTPPGTPGTGLRVHLLDNRDSFTWNLVHDLRALGAAVEVYAPGQADALLRHAPDAVLTGPGPGTPDTAGDLLQVTRECLSGGVPLLGVCLGHQALGQVLGGRVERAAPVHGRPERVRHAGTGLFQDVPPGAPFGRYHSLVVRGLPAGHASAWGAGGEVMALGAPDRPAWGVQFHPESVLSPAGRLLLGNWLRLSRDWSSGHRSAEVRR, encoded by the coding sequence GTGTCGTCCGCGCTTTCCGTTCCGTCTCCGGCAGACGTTCTGCTGCGCCTGCGGGCGGTGGGGGCCCCTGGCTCCGTGCTGCTGGAATCGCTGGGGCCCGTGACCGGGTATGGACGCTTTTCGTTTCTCAGCGCGTGGCCGCAGCAGGTCCAGCACCACCTGCCCCCGCGCCCCCCCGGCGCAGAGCTGTTTCCGGCGTGGCTGGGCGGGCTGAAATACGAGGCGGCGCGGGATTTTGGTCTGCCGGCCCACCCGCCGCAGGGCGAGGCACAGTGGTGGGGGCTGTACCCGTCGGGCCTGGTGTGGGACCGCGCGGCGGGCACCCTGACGGTGGTGGGCGAGCCACATGCGGACTGGGCTGGACTGCTGGGCAGCGCCGCCCCCACCGCTCCTGTGGCGGAATTGCGGGTGGGTGCTTTCGGCGCGGATGACGTGGACTACCCGGCGGGCGTGCGGGCCCTGCAGGCCCTTATCCGGGCCGGCGAGGTCTATCAGGTCAACCTTTCGCGCGGGGTACGCGCTCCGGCGCACGGCGACCCGCTGGCAGCGTACCTGCGGCTGCGCGAGGTCAATCCCAGCCCGTTCATGGCGTTCGTGGACATGGGCGGCGAGGTGGTGGTGTCGTGCAGTCCCGAGCGGCTGGTGTGCTGGCAGGGTGGGGAGGTCAGCGCCCGGCCCATTGCCGGCACCCGGCGGCGCGGCGACACGGCCGACGAGGACGCAGCGCTGGAAACCGAGTTGCGTGACAGCCCCAAGGAGATCGCCGAGCACCTGATGCTCGTGGACCTGCTGCGCCACGACCTGGGCCGGGTGTCGGCCCCCGGCAGCGTGACGGTCCCCGAACTGATGCTGGTCGAGCGCTACAGCCATGTCATGCATCTGGTCTCGGAGGTGCGGGGCCGGGCGGCGGACCAGCTCACGCTGCCGCAGGTGGTGGCCGCCACCTTCCCCGGCGGCACCATTACGGGCGCACCGAAGGAACGGGTGATGCAGGCCATCTATGACCATGAGCCGGGGCCACGCGGCTGGTATACCGGCGGGGTGGGCATTGTCAGCGGAGCGCGGGTGGACCTCAACATCCTGATCCGCACGGCGGCCTTTACCCGCGCCGGGGCGGGGCCGCAGGACTGGACGGTGGAGGTCCGCGCCGGCGGCGGCACGGTCATCGACGCGGACCCGGCCCACGAGGCCCGTGAGACGGTCCACAAGGCCCAGGCCCTGCTGAGCGTGCTGGCCGGCGCGGCCGGACGCCCCCCCCGGCCACCGGCGCCGCCCACGCCGGGGAGTTTCTGGTCCCCGCCTACCCCGCCCGGCACCCCGGGGACCGGGCTACGGGTGCATCTGCTCGACAACCGCGACTCGTTCACCTGGAATCTGGTGCATGACCTGCGGGCCCTGGGCGCGGCGGTGGAGGTCTATGCGCCCGGTCAGGCGGACGCGCTGCTGCGGCACGCGCCGGACGCCGTCCTGACCGGACCGGGACCAGGAACTCCGGACACCGCGGGCGACCTGCTGCAGGTCACGCGCGAGTGCCTGAGCGGGGGCGTGCCGCTGCTGGGCGTGTGCCTGGGACATCAGGCGCTGGGACAGGTTCTGGGCGGCCGGGTGGAACGCGCCGCACCGGTTCATGGCCGTCCGGAACGTGTGCGCCATGCCGGGACCGGTCTGTTTCAGGACGTGCCGCCCGGGGCGCCGTTCGGGCGCTACCACTCGCTGGTGGTGCGCGGCCTGCCCGCCGGCCACGCCAGCGCGTGGGGCGCGGGCGGCGAGGTCATGGCCCTGGGCGCGCCCGACCGCCCCGCGTGGGGCGTGCAGTTTCACCCCGAGAGCGTGCTGAGTCCGGCTGGCCGTCTGCTGCTGGGCAACTGGCTGCGCCTGAGCCGGGACTGGAGCTCCGGGCACCGCAGCGCGGAGGTGCGCCGGTGA
- a CDS encoding quinone-dependent dihydroorotate dehydrogenase yields MYRRVLKPMLFRLEAEDAHHLTLNLLEAASRVPAWPGLARRWTAPADPALTQTLWGHRYDGPVGLAAGLDKNGVALPAFAALGFGFLEVGTVTPRPQPGNERPRLFRLPQDHALINRMGFNNAGTQALHARLGARAAHPTPLWVNIGKNKDTPNEDAAADYRRCVEALGDVADAFVVNVSSPNTPGLRALQAAGDLEELVRAVAQQVEAGRVRHLRRPPVLVKLAPDLHPADFEASVEAVRRAGAQGLIISNTTLDRSGLGSLHRAEAGGLSGQPLAAKSTALVREAYRLTGGHLPIVGVGGVFGAEDAYAKLRAGASLIELYTALIYGGPGVVRGLNRGLSALLARDGVRHLSEVVGADA; encoded by the coding sequence ATGTACCGCCGAGTGCTAAAACCGATGCTCTTTCGCCTGGAGGCGGAGGATGCCCACCACCTGACCCTGAACCTGCTGGAGGCCGCCTCACGCGTGCCCGCGTGGCCGGGGCTGGCCCGGCGCTGGACCGCGCCCGCCGATCCCGCGCTGACGCAGACGCTGTGGGGCCACCGCTACGACGGGCCGGTGGGTCTCGCGGCGGGCCTGGACAAGAACGGGGTGGCGCTGCCCGCCTTTGCGGCGCTGGGCTTCGGCTTTCTGGAGGTCGGAACCGTCACTCCCCGTCCCCAGCCTGGCAACGAGCGGCCCCGGCTGTTCCGGCTGCCGCAGGACCACGCGCTGATCAACCGCATGGGCTTTAACAATGCGGGCACCCAGGCCCTGCACGCCCGCCTGGGGGCGCGGGCCGCCCACCCCACGCCGCTGTGGGTCAACATTGGCAAGAACAAGGACACGCCGAATGAGGACGCCGCCGCCGACTACCGGCGCTGCGTGGAGGCGCTGGGCGACGTGGCCGACGCCTTTGTCGTCAATGTCAGCAGTCCCAACACGCCGGGGCTGCGCGCGTTGCAGGCTGCCGGCGACCTGGAGGAACTTGTCCGCGCCGTGGCGCAGCAGGTCGAGGCGGGCCGGGTGCGGCACCTGCGCCGACCACCCGTACTCGTCAAGCTCGCGCCCGACCTGCACCCCGCCGACTTCGAGGCGAGCGTGGAGGCTGTGCGCAGAGCGGGCGCACAGGGTCTGATCATCAGCAACACCACCCTGGACCGCAGCGGCCTGGGCAGTCTCCACCGCGCGGAGGCGGGCGGTCTCAGCGGGCAGCCGCTGGCCGCGAAGTCCACCGCGCTGGTGCGGGAGGCCTACCGCCTGACCGGAGGCCACCTGCCCATCGTGGGGGTCGGCGGGGTGTTCGGTGCCGAGGACGCCTACGCCAAGCTCCGTGCCGGAGCCAGCCTGATCGAGCTGTATACCGCCCTGATCTACGGCGGGCCGGGGGTGGTGCGAGGCCTGAACCGTGGCCTCTCGGCGCTGCTCGCCCGCGACGGCGTGCGTCACCTGAGTGAGGTGGTCGGCGCAGACGCCTGA
- a CDS encoding Glu/Leu/Phe/Val family dehydrogenase produces the protein MRASGLNWQGLMEQLQQALPHCDVTDQSLAYFKYPKRTVSLNLPVQMDDGQIRVFRGYRTVHSTARGPSMGGLRLKTGLNAHECEVLAAIMTLKAAVADLPLGGAKGGVDVDPTGLSAHEAEGLVRRYTSEIVDLIGPRQDILSPDVGSDAQMMAWMMDTYNQNTDTTVNGVVVGKPLPLGGSYGSKDARGRSAALITGRVLQEAGRDLHRAPVAVYGFGDVGRKAAQTLAAQGAMVIAVSDQDGATFASGGLDLAALSEHRETLGTVQGFATDISVDELLELDVEVLMLAYDYGAVNAGNAHAVRARYLVEATNRAVLPEAERFLKNQGVTVLPDLVASLGGVVVNYLEWVQDANNFFWTEEEIEAAIDERVDAAVDTVMAFMREHDVDMRTAAYAVALNRLHNATVMRGVYP, from the coding sequence ATGCGGGCATCAGGACTCAACTGGCAGGGCCTTATGGAGCAGCTTCAGCAGGCGCTGCCGCACTGCGACGTCACCGATCAGTCGCTGGCCTATTTCAAGTATCCCAAACGCACCGTCAGCCTGAATCTGCCCGTGCAGATGGACGACGGTCAGATCCGGGTCTTCCGGGGCTACCGCACCGTCCACAGCACCGCGCGCGGCCCGAGCATGGGCGGCCTGCGCCTGAAAACCGGCCTCAACGCCCACGAATGCGAGGTGCTCGCGGCCATCATGACCCTCAAGGCGGCGGTGGCCGATCTGCCGCTGGGCGGAGCCAAGGGCGGCGTGGACGTTGATCCCACCGGCCTCAGCGCGCACGAGGCCGAGGGACTGGTGCGGCGCTACACCTCCGAGATCGTCGACCTGATCGGCCCCCGCCAGGACATCCTGTCTCCCGACGTGGGCAGCGACGCGCAGATGATGGCGTGGATGATGGACACCTACAACCAGAACACCGACACCACCGTCAACGGCGTGGTGGTTGGCAAGCCGTTGCCGCTGGGCGGCAGCTACGGCAGCAAGGACGCGCGGGGGCGCAGCGCCGCCCTGATCACGGGCCGGGTGCTTCAGGAAGCCGGGCGCGACCTGCACCGCGCTCCGGTGGCCGTCTACGGCTTCGGCGATGTGGGCCGCAAGGCCGCGCAGACCCTGGCCGCGCAGGGGGCCATGGTGATTGCGGTGAGCGATCAGGACGGCGCGACCTTTGCCAGCGGTGGCCTGGACCTCGCCGCCCTGTCCGAGCACCGCGAGACGCTGGGCACCGTTCAGGGCTTTGCCACCGACATCTCGGTGGACGAACTGCTGGAACTGGACGTCGAGGTGCTGATGCTCGCGTACGACTACGGCGCGGTGAATGCCGGCAACGCCCACGCTGTTCGCGCCCGCTATCTGGTCGAGGCCACCAACCGCGCCGTGCTGCCCGAGGCCGAGCGTTTCCTGAAGAACCAGGGCGTGACCGTGCTGCCGGATCTGGTCGCCAGCCTGGGCGGCGTCGTCGTGAACTACCTGGAATGGGTGCAGGACGCGAACAACTTCTTCTGGACCGAAGAAGAGATCGAGGCGGCCATCGACGAGCGGGTGGACGCCGCCGTGGACACGGTGATGGCCTTTATGCGCGAGCACGACGTGGACATGCGCACCGCCGCCTACGCCGTGGCCCTCAACCGCCTGCACAACGCCACCGTGATGCGCGGGGTCTACCCGTGA
- the odhB gene encoding 2-oxoglutarate dehydrogenase complex dihydrolipoyllysine-residue succinyltransferase, which translates to MADIKVPVFSESVSEGTLLTWHKKPGEAVKRGEVLAEIETDKVVLEVTAQADGVLQSVAKNEGDTVLSEEVLGVLGDAGSAPAPTAEETSGPIPDEASAGGTAVHPDSAGTQPAAQTGGAPRREDLSPAVRKVVAENNLNPAQIPASGPRGNITKQDAVTAAQGGGTDQGPQAASAPAGVQAAPASAAPSSASAVPSGPRAEQRVPMTRIRARIAERLKEVQNTAALLTTFNEVNMQPSMDLRKKYQDQFVAKHGVKLGFMSLFVRAATEALKAFPLVNASIDGKDIVYHGFYDIGIAVASDRGLVVPILRDTEQMSLATIEKEIAAFAGKARNGKLTMEDMSGGTFSITNGGTFGSMMSTPIINAPQSAILGMHNIIERPIAQNGQVVIAPMMYLALSYDHRIIDGKEAVQFLVMIKNLLEDPARMLLEL; encoded by the coding sequence ATGGCGGACATTAAAGTTCCTGTTTTTTCCGAGTCGGTGAGCGAGGGTACGCTGCTGACATGGCACAAAAAGCCCGGCGAGGCCGTGAAGCGCGGCGAGGTGCTTGCCGAGATCGAGACCGATAAGGTGGTGTTGGAGGTCACGGCGCAGGCCGACGGCGTCCTTCAGAGCGTCGCCAAGAATGAGGGCGACACCGTTCTCAGCGAGGAAGTGCTGGGGGTGCTCGGCGACGCGGGCAGCGCTCCGGCCCCCACTGCTGAGGAGACCAGCGGCCCCATTCCTGACGAGGCGAGCGCGGGCGGCACCGCCGTTCACCCCGACAGCGCGGGAACCCAGCCGGCTGCCCAGACGGGAGGTGCGCCGCGCCGCGAGGACCTCTCGCCCGCCGTTCGCAAGGTCGTGGCTGAGAACAACCTCAACCCCGCACAGATTCCGGCCAGCGGTCCGCGCGGCAACATCACCAAGCAGGACGCCGTAACGGCGGCCCAGGGCGGCGGCACGGACCAGGGCCCCCAGGCGGCCTCGGCTCCGGCCGGCGTGCAGGCGGCTCCTGCATCTGCGGCTCCATCCTCCGCCTCCGCGGTGCCCAGCGGCCCGCGTGCCGAGCAGCGGGTTCCCATGACCCGCATCCGCGCGCGCATCGCCGAGCGCCTCAAGGAAGTGCAGAACACGGCCGCGCTGCTGACCACCTTCAACGAGGTCAACATGCAGCCGAGCATGGACCTGCGCAAGAAGTACCAGGACCAGTTCGTGGCCAAGCACGGCGTCAAGCTGGGCTTCATGAGCCTGTTCGTGCGTGCCGCCACCGAGGCCCTCAAGGCCTTCCCGCTGGTCAACGCGAGCATTGACGGCAAGGACATCGTGTACCACGGCTTCTACGACATCGGCATCGCGGTTGCCAGCGACCGCGGTCTGGTCGTGCCGATTCTGCGCGATACCGAGCAGATGAGCCTGGCGACCATCGAGAAGGAGATCGCGGCCTTCGCCGGCAAGGCCAGAAACGGCAAGCTGACGATGGAGGACATGAGCGGCGGCACCTTTTCCATCACGAACGGGGGCACCTTCGGCTCCATGATGAGCACGCCTATCATTAACGCGCCTCAGAGCGCCATCCTGGGCATGCACAACATCATCGAGCGGCCCATCGCCCAGAACGGTCAGGTCGTGATCGCCCCGATGATGTACCTGGCCCTGAGTTACGACCACCGCATCATCGACGGCAAGGAAGCTGTGCAGTTCCTGGTGATGATCAAGAACCTGCTGGAAGACCCGGCGCGGATGCTGCTGGAACTGTAA
- the menC gene encoding o-succinylbenzoate synthase, with product MLRIDAAELMVVRLPLRFRFETSFGVQTARTLPLLVLHGDGVQGVSEGTMEVAPMYREETVAGALGLLREVFLPRVLGKTFANPEELNDALGSFRGNRMARAMVEMAAWDLWARMLGVPLATLLGGRKTQVEVGVSLGIQADEAATVDAVRRHVEQGYRRIKLKIKPGWDLQPVRATREAFPDIRLTVDANSAYTLADTARLRALDAFDLTYIEQPLAWDDLVDHAALQGRLQTPLCLDESVASAADARKALAIGAGGVINLKVARVGGHAEARRVHDVAQAFGAPVWCGGMLEGGVGRAHNIHLSTLPNFTLPGDTSSASRYWDTDIINEPLEAADGLMPVPEGPGTGVSLNREFIESVAEVMEEHRP from the coding sequence ATGCTACGCATTGATGCCGCCGAATTGATGGTTGTCCGCCTGCCTCTGCGGTTCCGTTTCGAGACCAGTTTTGGCGTGCAGACCGCGCGCACCCTGCCGCTGCTGGTCCTGCACGGAGACGGCGTGCAGGGCGTCTCGGAGGGGACCATGGAGGTCGCCCCGATGTACCGCGAGGAAACGGTGGCGGGCGCGCTGGGCCTGCTGCGCGAGGTCTTCTTGCCGCGTGTGCTGGGCAAGACCTTTGCCAATCCCGAGGAACTGAACGATGCCCTGGGCAGTTTCCGGGGCAACCGCATGGCACGCGCCATGGTCGAGATGGCCGCGTGGGACCTGTGGGCCCGGATGCTGGGGGTGCCGCTGGCGACCCTGCTGGGCGGGCGCAAGACCCAGGTGGAGGTCGGCGTCAGTCTGGGGATTCAGGCCGACGAGGCCGCCACGGTGGACGCGGTGCGCCGCCACGTCGAGCAGGGCTACCGGCGCATCAAGCTCAAGATCAAACCCGGCTGGGACCTGCAACCGGTGCGGGCCACCCGCGAGGCCTTTCCGGACATCCGCCTCACCGTGGATGCCAACAGCGCCTACACGCTGGCCGACACGGCGCGGCTGCGGGCGCTGGACGCCTTTGACCTCACCTACATCGAGCAGCCGCTGGCCTGGGACGATCTGGTGGACCACGCGGCGCTGCAGGGCCGCCTGCAGACCCCGCTGTGTCTGGATGAGAGCGTCGCCAGCGCGGCGGACGCCCGCAAGGCGCTGGCAATCGGCGCGGGCGGGGTCATCAACCTGAAGGTGGCGCGGGTGGGCGGCCACGCCGAGGCCCGCCGGGTGCATGACGTGGCGCAGGCTTTCGGTGCGCCGGTGTGGTGCGGCGGCATGCTCGAAGGCGGGGTGGGGCGCGCGCACAACATCCACCTCTCCACGCTGCCGAATTTCACGCTGCCGGGCGACACGTCCAGCGCCAGCCGCTACTGGGACACCGACATCATCAATGAGCCGCTGGAGGCCGCAGACGGCCTGATGCCGGTGCCGGAGGGCCCGGGCACCGGAGTCAGCCTCAACCGCGAATTCATCGAGAGTGTGGCCGAGGTGATGGAGGAGCACCGCCCTTGA
- a CDS encoding DUF2945 domain-containing protein, with translation MTFKVGDAVKWNSHGGEARGRVVWVVHEDGEVSGFAYRASRDDPRYIVELEDGQQVAHTAQALSKV, from the coding sequence ATGACGTTCAAGGTCGGAGACGCGGTGAAGTGGAACAGCCACGGCGGCGAGGCGCGTGGCCGGGTGGTGTGGGTGGTGCACGAGGACGGCGAGGTCAGCGGGTTTGCCTACCGGGCCAGCCGCGACGATCCGCGCTACATCGTGGAACTGGAGGACGGACAGCAGGTGGCCCACACGGCCCAGGCCCTGAGCAAGGTCTGA
- a CDS encoding RrF2 family transcriptional regulator, whose translation MWVSTKAQYGLRALIEIGRRGGDAVPLKDVSERQGISQHYLEQIASNLRRAGFIRSVRGAHGGYRLSRAAAEINVYDVVTAMEGSIAPVQCVEDDHTCESQNVCGTQDLWHRVDAALRDVLGGTTLADLIVDSERQQHARLVQLEASYAGPPV comes from the coding sequence ATGTGGGTCTCTACCAAAGCCCAGTACGGCCTGCGCGCCCTGATCGAGATCGGGCGCCGCGGCGGTGACGCCGTGCCCCTCAAAGACGTCTCCGAGCGCCAGGGCATCAGCCAGCACTACCTGGAGCAGATCGCGAGCAACCTGCGCCGCGCCGGATTCATCCGCAGCGTCCGGGGCGCGCACGGCGGTTACCGTCTGTCGCGCGCCGCCGCCGAGATCAACGTGTACGACGTGGTCACCGCCATGGAGGGCAGCATTGCCCCGGTGCAGTGCGTCGAGGACGACCACACCTGCGAGAGCCAGAACGTCTGCGGCACCCAGGACCTGTGGCACCGCGTGGACGCCGCCCTGCGCGACGTGCTGGGCGGCACCACCCTGGCTGACCTGATCGTGGACAGCGAACGGCAGCAGCACGCCCGGCTGGTGCAGCTGGAAGCGAGTTACGCCGGCCCCCCGGTCTGA
- a CDS encoding polyprenyl synthetase family protein — protein MTGVVALSTPDLAFEGRLREVLRSRVEFIELIGEDLIAAGGKRTRPLLTFLTAQLLGAGPGQPGWADVVDLAVCVELLHSASLLHDDLIDDADTRRGQQAAFRRFGNVVSVMSGDFMLARLLTLLSGMSGGAALTRAFGETASVVCEGEVLQFQVAAYQDYALDHYLNVIHGKTAALTELAASAPATLLGAGAAQRDALQVFGREYGLAFQMQDDLLDLAGEEAVIGKPVGGDLREGKATYPSLLLLQGPHAAEARAILERRAGQAGDVERMRALAAQTGAFEATRQEIRRRAGLAVAALEHFAPGEARGALEDLAAREIERAS, from the coding sequence ATGACCGGTGTCGTGGCGCTCAGCACTCCTGATCTGGCCTTTGAGGGCCGTCTGCGGGAGGTGCTGCGGTCCCGGGTGGAATTCATTGAACTGATCGGTGAGGACCTGATCGCGGCGGGAGGCAAACGGACCCGTCCGCTGCTCACCTTCCTGACCGCGCAGCTGCTCGGCGCCGGACCCGGGCAGCCGGGGTGGGCCGACGTGGTGGACCTCGCGGTGTGCGTGGAGCTGCTGCACTCGGCCTCCCTGCTGCACGACGACCTGATCGATGACGCCGACACCCGCCGCGGCCAGCAGGCGGCCTTCCGGCGCTTCGGCAACGTGGTCAGCGTAATGAGCGGCGATTTCATGCTCGCCCGGCTGCTCACCCTGCTCTCGGGCATGAGCGGGGGCGCGGCGCTCACACGGGCCTTCGGCGAGACCGCCAGCGTGGTCTGCGAGGGCGAGGTCCTGCAATTTCAGGTCGCCGCATACCAGGACTACGCGCTGGACCACTACCTCAATGTGATTCACGGCAAGACCGCCGCGCTGACTGAGCTCGCGGCCAGTGCGCCCGCCACCCTGCTGGGCGCAGGCGCGGCGCAGCGGGACGCCCTGCAGGTCTTCGGGCGCGAATACGGCCTGGCCTTTCAGATGCAAGACGATCTGCTGGACCTGGCCGGGGAGGAAGCCGTGATCGGCAAGCCGGTGGGCGGCGACCTGCGCGAGGGCAAAGCGACGTATCCGTCCCTGCTGCTGCTGCAGGGACCGCACGCCGCAGAAGCCCGCGCCATTCTGGAGCGCCGCGCCGGGCAGGCGGGCGACGTGGAGCGGATGCGCGCCCTCGCCGCACAGACCGGCGCCTTTGAGGCGACCCGCCAGGAAATCCGCCGGCGGGCCGGGCTCGCGGTGGCCGCGCTGGAGCATTTCGCGCCCGGCGAAGCGCGCGGCGCTCTGGAAGATCTGGCTGCCCGGGAGATCGAGCGGGCGAGCTGA
- a CDS encoding acyl-CoA acyltransferase, producing MRALEAVQVAAWGYPDREVLPSSMMRISSVCGGVVLGAYPALPPDDPQGEVPYGLAFGFPALVGGRLWHHSHLLAVHPDWRGSGLAVALKLRQRDRVLAQGIARMTWTFDPLVARNARLNLGKLGARAISYHADWYALDDDRERAFPADRLMIEWDLTRPHAERPPPAPHGEVALAARPDDTEEPDRPDLTLRGRQLLAEVPRRAELMNDPLRRLWRLALREVLGHYLGQGYMVGDLAADGDRVFYVLTRVGEG from the coding sequence ATGCGCGCGCTGGAGGCGGTGCAGGTGGCGGCATGGGGCTACCCCGACCGCGAGGTGCTGCCCAGCAGCATGATGCGCATCAGCTCGGTGTGCGGCGGCGTGGTGCTGGGCGCGTATCCGGCACTGCCCCCGGATGACCCGCAGGGAGAGGTTCCTTACGGGCTGGCGTTCGGGTTTCCGGCGCTGGTGGGCGGCCGGCTGTGGCACCACTCGCACCTGCTCGCGGTGCATCCCGACTGGCGCGGCAGCGGCCTGGCGGTGGCCCTCAAGCTGCGCCAGCGTGATCGGGTGCTCGCCCAGGGCATCGCGCGCATGACCTGGACCTTCGATCCCCTGGTGGCGCGCAACGCCCGGCTGAACCTGGGCAAGCTGGGGGCGCGGGCCATCAGCTATCACGCCGACTGGTACGCTCTGGACGACGACCGCGAGCGGGCCTTTCCCGCCGACCGCCTGATGATCGAGTGGGACCTGACCCGCCCCCACGCCGAGCGGCCCCCGCCGGCCCCCCACGGTGAAGTGGCGCTGGCAGCGCGGCCCGACGACACCGAGGAACCGGACCGGCCGGACCTGACCCTGCGGGGGCGGCAGCTGCTTGCCGAGGTGCCGCGCCGCGCCGAACTGATGAACGATCCCCTGCGGCGGTTGTGGCGGCTCGCCCTGCGCGAGGTGCTGGGCCATTACCTGGGGCAGGGCTATATGGTGGGCGATCTGGCCGCC
- a CDS encoding aminotransferase class IV: MKPLPPHLDAPAWLHGATAFTTVRTHRGAARLWPQHLARLRATCAFLDLPGPDPALPPLEPWSWGLLRVTVAGGGTFWSHRPLQPGPRPAGGVNVRLTGVRVHPQLAAHKTGNYLPSRLAARQSGDAFEGWLRGEDDTLADGTRTSPLLELDGTLVLPAGGLPGVTRAAFVQGLGVADRATERPVLLAELSRVTRAWVCGSGVGVVPVRRIMGEDWTRDLKVSWPETEAPALVWPDDPTRTQANP; encoded by the coding sequence GTGAAACCCCTGCCCCCCCACCTCGATGCTCCGGCATGGCTGCACGGGGCCACGGCCTTTACCACCGTCCGCACCCACCGCGGCGCGGCGCGGCTGTGGCCGCAGCATCTGGCGCGGCTGCGGGCCACCTGCGCCTTTCTGGACCTACCCGGTCCAGACCCCGCGCTGCCTCCGCTGGAGCCGTGGTCCTGGGGCCTGCTGCGCGTCACGGTGGCCGGAGGCGGCACCTTCTGGTCCCACCGCCCGTTGCAGCCGGGCCCACGGCCCGCCGGAGGAGTGAACGTCCGCCTGACCGGGGTGCGGGTGCATCCGCAGCTCGCGGCGCACAAGACCGGCAACTACCTGCCCTCCCGGCTCGCGGCGCGGCAGAGCGGAGACGCCTTTGAGGGCTGGCTGCGCGGCGAGGACGACACCCTTGCCGACGGCACCCGGACCTCCCCGTTGCTGGAACTGGACGGCACGCTGGTGCTGCCGGCCGGCGGCCTGCCGGGTGTGACGCGCGCCGCTTTCGTGCAGGGGCTTGGAGTGGCGGACCGGGCGACCGAGCGCCCCGTCCTGCTGGCCGAGCTGAGCCGTGTCACCCGGGCATGGGTGTGCGGCAGCGGTGTGGGCGTCGTACCGGTTCGCCGGATCATGGGCGAGGACTGGACCCGGGACCTGAAGGTATCGTGGCCCGAGACAGAGGCTCCCGCGCTGGTGTGGCCGGACGACCCCACCCGGACACAAGCAAACCCCTAA